GCGATGTAGCAGTCGTATTGCTTCGCCTTCAGCGCAATCTCCTCGATTTCCCTGCATTCCGTATAACGCGCCACCCTCAGGTACTGCTCGCGGTTCTTCCTGCCTCCTCCCTGAAGGGGGAACTCGTGAAAACACACGAGGTCGGCCCGGCCCTTGCCCTGCGCCTTGTCGATCGCGTTGAGCGTGTAATCGAGGTTGTCCCGGATCAGCGGTTCCGGATCGTCCGGGTCAACCGGCCGAGTGCGCGTCTGCACGATATTGATGGACACCTTGTCGCGGCGCAGGTCAACGGTCGGATAGGTGCCGTCCTTGCGCACCATGGGGGGCACGGGAATGTCGTGTCGGGTTGTCATGGCGAAGCTCTCCGTTTGCGGCATCCTAGCAGCCCGCGGCGGAACGAAGGAACTACTGGGGCGCTTATGTCGCCGGTCGGATGTTCGCCTTCTCCAGGACCCGCCTGCGGTAGAGCAGGCACAGCAGCACCGTGATCAGAACGACGCCCGAGCCCAGGATGATCGGCCACGACAGACCGATCAGATCGGCCAGGATGCCGAAGAAAAACGTGCCCAGGGCCGGCCCGCCCCGGTTCAGCATGAACCAGGAGCTCATCACCCTTCCGCGGGTGTCCTCGTCAACCGCGTGCTGCACGAGCGATTGCGAAGACACGCTGAAGACCACGTTCATGAAACCGAGCGCGACCAGGAAGGCGCCCGCCACCCAGTATTCGCGCACCAGCGCGAAGGCGGTAGCGGCCGCGGCAATGGCGAGGCTGCTCAGCAACACGACCTTCATGAGACCGCTTGAATGGCGCGTCCGCGCCATGGACAGGCCACCCGCAATGCTGCCCGCGGCGCTCATCGAGATGAGGATCGACAGGCCCGCCATCCCCTCGGCAAACACCATATCCACGTAAGCGGGCAGCATGAACATGATCGGGCGGGCGAACAGGACCATCACGGCAGCAAGGACGACCGTCATCAGAATGGCCTTGTTGCGGCCGAGACAGGCCATCCCTTCGATCGCCTCGCCGAAGGCCCCGGTCCTCCGGTCCGGTGAACGCGGGGCTTTGCGCGCCAGCTCCGGCAGTCGAATCGCCGCAATGCAGGAAATAAAGACCACAAAGCTCAGCGCGTTCACCAGCATCGCCAGGCCGATCCCACTGACCGCAACGACCACCCCGGAAAGGATGGGACCGAGCAATCGGGCCGTGTGCAGACTGATGTTGCCTATCGCGATGGCCGCTGTCTGCTGCGCCGACGGCACGAGCCGTGGGACCACGGCCAGCCGCGCCGGTTGTCCGAGCGACTGAAACGCCGCCTGCAGCGCCCGGATAATGCAGATGATGACAACGTTGAGATGTCCGGTGCTGTAGATGGCGAAAAGGGCAAGCGCGCAGAACAGGCCGCCGCCGTTGCTGAAAAGGATGAGCCGACGCCGATCCAGGCGGTCGGCCAGCACGCCCCCCAACGGACCGACCA
The sequence above is a segment of the Gemmatimonadota bacterium genome. Coding sequences within it:
- a CDS encoding MFS transporter is translated as MKISTVRQLFGNRNFALFSVGNVLSLTGNWIQLVAVSWLIWELTNSTVWLGIVAASQFVPIFLVGPLGGVLADRLDRRRLILFSNGGGLFCALALFAIYSTGHLNVVIICIIRALQAAFQSLGQPARLAVVPRLVPSAQQTAAIAIGNISLHTARLLGPILSGVVVAVSGIGLAMLVNALSFVVFISCIAAIRLPELARKAPRSPDRRTGAFGEAIEGMACLGRNKAILMTVVLAAVMVLFARPIMFMLPAYVDMVFAEGMAGLSILISMSAAGSIAGGLSMARTRHSSGLMKVVLLSSLAIAAAATAFALVREYWVAGAFLVALGFMNVVFSVSSQSLVQHAVDEDTRGRVMSSWFMLNRGGPALGTFFFGILADLIGLSWPIILGSGVVLITVLLCLLYRRRVLEKANIRPAT